The Tissierella sp. genome segment ACTTTCTTTGCCCTTCAATGTAAAAAAATATTTGCACAATTAATTTATAATAATATTTTACATTATTTTTAATAAAATTACAACATTAAAGCTCAACCAAAGTGGTTGAGCTTTAATAAATTATTGTTTTCTTATTCTTTTTCTAGTTTTGATTCTGCAATTATTTTTTCAGCAATATTACTTGGAACCTCATCATATCTTAAGAATTCCATTGTAAAGCTACCTCTTGCTTGAGTCATAGCTCTTAAATCAATTGCATACTGGAACATCTCTGAATGTGGAGCCTCAGCACTAACCTTTTGAGTACCATCTTCTTGTTGCTCCATACCCAATATTCTACCTCTACGCTTATTCATATCTCCCATTACATCACCCATATAATGGTCAGGAATTACAATTTCAACCTTTACTACTGGTTCAAGTAATATTGGTTTTGCTGCTTCCATACCTTTTTTGAATGCTAATGATGCTGCAATCTTAAATGCCATTTCATTAGAGTCTACAGCATGGTAAGATCCATCAAATAATGTAGCCTTAATATTAACTACTGGGTATCCTGCTAATGCACCATGTTCTAGGGAGTCCCTTATACCCTTTTCTACTGCAGGATAATAGTTTCTAGGGACCGAACCACCAAATACTTCTTCAGCAAAAACAAATCCCTCTTCACATGGCTCAAATCTTACATGAACATCTCCATATTGACCTGCCCCACCTGATTGCTTTTTATGTTTTCCTTGTACAGATGACTTCCCTTTAATTGTTTCTCTATATGCAATCTTTGGATTAACTAAATTAACCTCTACTCCAAAGGTGTTTTTTAATTTGTCAACTATAACAGTTAATTGCATATTTCCCTGTCCACCAATTAGAAGCTGCTTAGTTTCTGTATTTCTTTGGACAATAAAGGTTGGATCTTCATCAGTTAATTTATATAATGATGCTCCAATCTTTTCCTCATCACCTTTAGCCTTTGGCTCTACTGCCAAGAATAGTGTTGGCTGAGGATATTTTATACTATCATAAAGTGTATGATTACTTCTTTCACATAAGGTATCACCAGTTTGAGTAAAATTCAATTTTGCAGTTGCCCCAATATCTCCTGCTTGTATTTCATTGACTTCAAGTTGATTTTTTCCTCTAAGTATAAATAGTCCACCAAGCTTCTCTGATTTATCTTTTGTAGAATTATATAATTCCATATCTTTACTAATCTTACCTGACACTACCTTAAATAAGGTTAATTTTCCTACAAAAGGATCTATTATTGTCTTAAATACTACTGCTGAGAATGGTTCACTTGGATCAACTTTTCTTTCAACCTCTTCATCGTCATGCAATCCCTTAACTACTCCAACATCCTTTGGAGATGGAATGTATTTTTCAATGACTTCTAATAAAAAGTCAACTCCTATAGCTTTATCTGCTGCACCTACTACTAAAGGAACTAAATCTCCACTAGCAACTGCAATTCTTAGGCCCTTAGAAATTTCTTCAGGTGTAAATGCTTCCCCTTCGAAATATTTCTCCATTAATTCTTCGTCTGATTCTGCAATTTTCTCC includes the following:
- the fusA gene encoding elongation factor G — protein: MKTYSTDKIRNVALLGHSSCGKTTLTEAVLFATGITKRQGRVEDGNTVSDFDKEEISRQVSIGTAVIPVEWKDTKFNLLDTPGYFDFIGEMYGAKRASEGSILLVDASSGIEVGTEKSWKNLEKYATPRIIFLNKMNKEEVDFQKTVSELKETFGDKIIPFALPIGVSDSFKGFVSVLDEKAYEYNGTQRKEVELNSDQKDEIDYIKESLMEKIAESDEELMEKYFEGEAFTPEEISKGLRIAVASGDLVPLVVGAADKAIGVDFLLEVIEKYIPSPKDVGVVKGLHDDEEVERKVDPSEPFSAVVFKTIIDPFVGKLTLFKVVSGKISKDMELYNSTKDKSEKLGGLFILRGKNQLEVNEIQAGDIGATAKLNFTQTGDTLCERSNHTLYDSIKYPQPTLFLAVEPKAKGDEEKIGASLYKLTDEDPTFIVQRNTETKQLLIGGQGNMQLTVIVDKLKNTFGVEVNLVNPKIAYRETIKGKSSVQGKHKKQSGGAGQYGDVHVRFEPCEEGFVFAEEVFGGSVPRNYYPAVEKGIRDSLEHGALAGYPVVNIKATLFDGSYHAVDSNEMAFKIAASLAFKKGMEAAKPILLEPVVKVEIVIPDHYMGDVMGDMNKRRGRILGMEQQEDGTQKVSAEAPHSEMFQYAIDLRAMTQARGSFTMEFLRYDEVPSNIAEKIIAESKLEKE